The following DNA comes from Kaistia sp. 32K.
GAGCAGTTCCTCGACATCCATGTAGCGCTTCGGGTGCCGGCTCTCGGGCGCGTTGGTATGGGCGAGCTCGTCGACCAGCACCAGCTGCGGCCGCCGCGCCAGGACCGCGTCGAGGTCCATCTCCTCCAGGCTCTGGCCGCGATGCGCGATCTTCCGTTTCGGGATCAGCTCGAAGCCGGTGACAAGAGCCTCGGTCTCGGCGCGGCCATGCGTCTCGACAACAGCGATGACGACGTCCACGCCGGCGCGTTGCCGGGCATGGCCGGATTGCAGCATCTCGTAGGTCTTGCCGACGCCGGGCGCGGCGCCGAGGAAGATCTTCAGCCGGCCGCGCCCCTCGCGATGCGCCGCTTCCAGCAGTGCATCCGGCGAGGGCCTCGCATCATCCCGCTTCTGCAGGTCGTTCATTCGCTGTCGCTCGAAACGGCTCGGGGCGGATCTAACGATCCGCCCGGCCCATTGTGAAGACCCGGACCGCGCCCGAGAGGTGAGGCGGGACAAGTCCGAATTCCTGCGGAGATGATCAGTTCGCCGTCGCCGCGTCGAGTGCCAAGTTGAGCTTCAGGACATTGACGCGGGGCTCGCCGATCAGCCCGAACAGCCGGTCCTCCGTGCCGTCGTTGACCAGCGCGGCGACTTTCGTCTCCGGCAAGTTGCGTGCCTTGGCGATGCGCGGCACCTGGAAATTCGCAGCCTCCGGCGTGATGTCCGGATCGAGGCCGCTACCGGTCGTCGTCACGAGGTCCATCGGAACCGGCGCGTTCGGGTTCTCCGCCTTGAGCGCGGCCGCATCGGTCTTGATGCGATCGATCAAGGCCGGATTGGTCGGGCCGAGATTGGAGCCCATCGAATTCACGGCATTGTAGGGCTGGAGGACCGATTTCGTCGGGTCGTTCGGATCGGTGCCGGTCGTCGCCGACGGCCGGCCGTGGAAGTAGCGGTCGCTGGTGAACGATTGCCCGATCAGCGCGGAACCGACGACCTTGCCGTCCCTCGTGATCAGGCTTCCATTGGCCTGGCTCGGGAAGATCAGCTGCGAGACCTGGGTCATGGCGAGCGGATAGGCGAGGCCGAGGATGACGGTCATTCCGATCATCATCACGAGGGCGGGACGGATTTGCTTCAACATGATGCGTATCCTCAGGCGAGGCCGAGCGCGGTGACGATCACGTCGATCGCCTTGATGCCGATGAAGGGCACCACGATACCGCCAAGGCCATAGATAAGAAGGTTGCGACGGAGCAGGGCAGCGGCGCCGACGGCGTGATAGCGGACGCCCCGGAGGGCGAGCGGGATCAGGGCGACGATGATCAGCGCGTTGAAGATGATCGCCGACAGGATGGCGCTCTGCGGCGTCGAGAGCCCCATGATGTTGAGCACGCCGAGCTGCGGGTAGAGCGCCACGAACATCGCCGGGATGATGGCGAAATACTTGGCGATGTCGTTGGCGATCGAGAAGGTCGTCAGCGCGCCGCGCGTCATCAGCAGCTGCTTGCCGATTTCGACGATCTCGATGAGCTTGGTCGGATCGCTGTCGAGGTCGACCATGTTGCCGGCCTCGCGGGCGGCGACCGTGCCGGTGTTCATCGCCACGCCGACATCCGCCTGCGCCAGCGCCGGGGCGTCGTTGGTGCCGTCGCCGCACATGGCAACCAGCTTGCCCTTGGCCTGCTCCTCGCGGATCAACTCGAGCTTGTTTTCCGGCGTCGCCTCGGCGAGGAAATCGTCGACACCCGCCTCGGCCGCGATCGCCGCGGCGGTCATCGGATTATCGCCGGTGATCATCACCGTGCGAATGCCCATCCGGCGAAGCTCGGCGAAGCGCTCGCGGATGCCACCTTTGACGATGTCCTTCAGGTGCACGACGCCGAGCAGCGCGCCGTCGCGGGCAACCGCCAGCGGCGTGCCGCCGGACTTGCCGACTTCCTCGGCGATCGTCCGCACCTCGCGTAGCGTGTCCGGATCGGCCGCCAGCTTGACGGCCGCGGAGCCGATGGCAAGCGGGATGGTGTCGACATAGGCGAGGATGGAATCGACGGCGCCCTTACGGATGACCGAGCCGTCGACATCGACGCCGCTCATGCGCGTCTGCGCGGTGAAGGGCACGAAATGCGCGTGCAGCGAGGCCATGTCGCGGGCCCGGATGCCGTATTTCTCCTTGGCGAGCACGACGATCGAACGGCCTTCCGGCGTCTCGTCGGCGAGCGAGGCGAGCTGCGCCGCGTCGGCGAGTTCGGCGGCGGTGACGCCGCGCACCGGACGGAACTCGGTCGCCTGGCGGTTGCCGAGCGTGATCGTGCCGGTCTTGTCGAGCAGCAGCGTATCGACGTCGCCGGCCGCCTCGACGGCGCGGCCGGACATGGCGAGCACGTTGAAGCGGACGAGCCGGTCCATGCCGGCGATGCCGATCGCCGAGAGCAGGGCGCCGATCGTGGTCGGGATCAGCGTCACGAACAGCGCGACCAGCACCAGCACCGGGATGGATCCCCCGGCATAGGCGGCGAAGCTCGGGATCGTGGCGGTGGCCAGAACGAAGATCAGCGTCATGCCGGCGAGCAGGATGTTGAGGGCGATCTCGTTCGGCGTCTTCTGCCGCGTCGCGCCCTCGACCAGGCTGATCATCCGGTCGATAAAGGTGGAGCCGGCCGCCGCCGTGATGCGGATCCGCATCCAGTCGGAGAGCACCTGCGTGCCGCCGGTGACGGCGGAGCGGTCGCCGCCCGACTCACGGATGACCGGGGCGGATTCACCGGTGATCGCCGCTTCGTTCACGGAGGCGACGCCCTCGATGACCTCGCCATCGGAGGGGATAATGTCGCCGCTCTCGACCAGCACGATGTCGCCGACCTGCAGGCTGTTGCCGGGCACCATCTTGTAGACCGAGAGATCGGCCTCCGGGCCGGCCAGCAGCTTGGCCTGCGTCTCGGTGCGCGTGCGCCGGAGCGCCTCGGCCTGAGCCTTGCCGCGCCCTTCAGCGACGGCTTCGGCGAAGTTCGCGAACAGGACGGTGAACCAGAGCCAGAGATTGACCTGGAAGGAGAAGCCGAGCCCTTCGCGGCCGGCGACGAGATCGCGGACGAAGAGCACGGTGCTCAGCATCGTCACCACCGCGACGACGAAGATGACGGGGTTCTTGGCGAGGGTGCGCGGGTCGAGCTTCACGAAGGAAGCGCCGATCGCCGGCACGAGGATGCGAGCGTCGAACAGGCTCGCGGATTTTGCGTGGCTCATGGGAAGATCCCGATGTAACCCGGACGACCGCCGTCAGGCGGCCAGTGCCGGAAAGAGCGTGACGATGAGGTAGAGAAGACCGACCACCCCGCCGAGCGCGGCGAGCATGACGATCAGCAGGTCGGAGGCGCGGCAGACTTCCGTCGTCGCCTGGACCCGGGCACTGGCCCGGATCCTCCGTCGTTGCGGCAAGGCTTGCATGGCTCAGCCTCCCGAGCCGAACGTCTGGCCGTGCAGCATCGCGAGATGCTCGACGATCGGCCCGACGGCGAGCGCCGGGAAGAAGGTCAGGCCGCCGATGATCAGGATCGAGCCGATCAGCAGGCCGACGAACAGGCCGCCATGGGTCGGGAACGTGCCGGCGGAAGCGGGCACCGTCTTCTTGGCGGCCAGCGAACCGGCGATCGCCATGGCCGGCAGGATCATCAGGAACCGCCCCATCAGCATGGCGATGCCGATGGTGACATTGTACCAGTCGGTATTGCCGCTGAGGCCGCCGAAGGCCGAGCCGTTGTTGGCGGCGGCCGAGGTGAAGGCGTAAAGGATCTCGGAGAAGCCATGCGGGCCGGGATTGGCGATCGACGCGACGCTTGACGGCATGACGACGGAGATCGCCGTGAAGCCGAGCATGGCGAGCGGCAGGATCAACAGCGCCAGCAGCGCCATCTTGACCTCCTTCGCCTCGATCTTCTTGCCGAGATATTCCGGCGTGCGGCCGACCATCAGTCCGGCGATGAAGATGGCGATGACGACGAAGAGCAGGATGCCGTAGAGGCCGGCGCCGACGCCGCCGATGATGATTTCGCCGAGCTGCATGTTGATCATGGGGATCATGCCGCCGAGCGCCGTGAAGCTGTCATGCATGGCGTTGACCGCGCCGCAGGAAGCGGCCGTCGTCACCACGGCGAACAGGGAGGAGAGCGCGATGCCGAAGCGGACTTCCTTGCCCTCCATGTTGCCGCCGTCGATGCCGAGGGCATGAACAAGCGGGTTGCCGGAGGCCTCGGCCCAGTAGCAGACGATCACGCCGACGACGAACAGCCCGCCCATCGCCGCGAAGATAGCCCAGCCCTGGCGCTGGTCGCCGACCATGCGGCCGAAGACATTGGTGAGCGCCGCGCCGATGGCGAAGATCGCGACCATCTGGACGAGATTGGAGAGCGCCGTCGGGTTCTCGAACGGATGCGCGGCATTGGCATTGAGGAAGCCGCCGCCATTGGTGCCGAGCATCTTGATGGCGATCTGGCTGGCCATCGGCCCGGCGGCCATCGTCTGCTTGGCGCCTTCCAGCGTCGTGGCCTCGAAATAGCTGCCCAGCGTCTGCGGAACGCCCTGCCAGACGAGGAACAGCGTCAGGACGATCGAAAGCGGCAGCAGGATGTAGAGGGTCGCACGGGTGAGATCGACCCAGAAATTGCCAACCGAGCGAGCCGAATGCCGGGCAAAGCCACGCACCAGGGCAATCGCCAGCGCGATGCCGGTCGCCGCTGAGACGAAGTTCTGCACCGCGAGGCCGGCCATCTGCACGAGATAGGACATCGTGCTTTCGCCGGAATAGTTCTGCCAGTTGGTGTTGGAAACGAAGCTCGCCGCCGTGTTGAAGGCGAGGGGCGCCGGCACGGCCGACATGCCGATCGGATTGAACGGCAGCGACGCCTGCAGGCGCTGCAGGGCGTAGAGCAGGATGAAACCGGCGAGGTTGAACAGCAGCATGGCGACCGCATAGGTCACCCAGTGCTGCTCCTCGCGGTCGCTCGTGCCCGCCAGGCCATAGAGCCCGGCCTCCACCGGCCTGAGCAGAGGCGAGAAAAGCGTGCGCTCTCCCGTGAAGACGCGCGTCATGTACCCGCCGAGCGGCTTCACGAGCGCGATGACGATTACGCAGAACAGCGCAATCTGGATCCAGCCATTGATGGTCATTGTGGGTCGCTTTCCTAGAACCGCTCAGGGCGGAGCAGGGCGTAGAGAAGGTAGGCGAGCAGAAGCAACGTCACGCCGCCACCCAGCACATAGTCGAGAGCCATGGTCTATCCCTTCGCGCTCAGAGACGATCGCAGGCGAACGTGTAGACGAGGGAGACGAGAAAGAAGCCGATCCCCAGAGTAAGCAGGCCTATGTCGTACATTGGACTTGAACCTCTTGTCGGCGCCGCCGCAAACGGATCATCCGGCGCCTGAAAGCCAGAGGAAACATCGGTACGTCCGCTTGGGACGCACCCCGTTCCATCACGCTGTGAGGATGGCGAGATCGGCATAGGGATTCGAGCGGGGGAGCCGGCGGCCCGTATAGGAATCTCATAGGTGCGGGGAGGGGCGGTGGTGCGGGGAGGTCGGCTTCGCCCGCCGGGGCAGGCCGTCAGTGCAGCCGCTCGCGGCGATCCCGGCGGCGAACCAGGGTCTCGACCTCAGCCGCCAGACTGGCGATCCAGCCCTCGCACTCGGCGAGGCGTTCGCGGGAGGTCGTGTCCGGCGATCGCTTCAGCTGCTCCAGCGCCAGCTCGGCAGCCGCGAGATCCTCGCAAAGGTCGCTGAAGCTTTCGTCGCGTCGAGCCCGCTCCTCGATCGCTCGGGCCAGCTCGGGGAGAAGTCGACATGCCACGCTGACGCCTGCGCTCATCGGACAGCTCCGGGCGAGTAGGTCTCGATGCAATTTGATGGTTGAGCTGCGCAATGTGGCGTAGGTTACGGTAGGAAACATAGGTCAGGACAATTCCAGTATCGAGCTGACCGGAGGATCGGTGGTGATGGGAATTGGTACCGGGCAAGAAGCACTTTCCCGACAAGAATCATTTGCCCGACATGACGCTCCGGCAGACGGCGTAGTTCGGGCCGCCGTCGAGCGGATCGTCCAGAGCAACGACTTCACCGTGCCGGGCAGGGCCCGAAAATTTCTTACCTATGTCGTCGACGAGACGCTGGATGGCCGGGGCGACCGCATCAAGGCCTATTCGATCGCGATCGAGGTTTTCGGCCGCAGCGTTTCCTTCGACGCCCAATCGGATCCCGTCGTGCGCATCGAGGCGGGCAGGGTCCGCCGGGCGCTGGAGCACTATTACCTGACCGCCGGACGGGATGATCCGGTCGTCATCGCGATCCCCAAGGGCGGCTATGTTCCCCGCTTCAGCTGGCAAAACGGCCATGCGCCGCCGCTCGCGATCGGGGAAGAGCCTCCGTCGGAGACCGGTTCGACGACGCCATCCGACGTCCGAAGCGGGAACCGGGGCTGGCCGGCGCTCGGGCTGATGGCCGTTCTGGCGGCAGCCCTGGCGCTGGTCCTCGCCAGGCCTGCCACCCGCGCGGCCCTGAACGACCAAGCGGCATCCGCCGCGCCGGCGGCATCCAGCGCGGCCGCGCCGGATGTTCCGCACCTGGTCGTGGTTCCCTTCGCGGACCTCTCCGGCACGTCGAACTCCGCCTCCGTCGCCCGGGGGCTGACGGAGGAGGTGATCGGCCAGATCGCCAAGTTCAAGGAGGTCGTGGTGATGCTCCCCGCCTCGGCGAGCCCGCCATGGCAGGACGGCTCGGCGGCGGACAAGCCACGCTACGCGCTGGAGGGCAGCGTCCTCATGGAAGGCCAGAAGCTTCGGCTGGTGACCCGCCTGATGAACCGTCGGGAGGGCACCGTCGTCTGGGCCGACAATTATGACGAGGACCTCGGTCGCGAGAAGATCATCGACGTCCAGGCCGGCATTGCCGGGAGGGTGGCCTCGGCCGTCGCCCAACCCTACGGCGCCATCTACAGCACCGACGCGGCGCGTTTGACCCAAACGGCTTCGGCCAGTTGGGACGCCTATGCCTGCACCCTGGCGTACTATGCCTATCGGGCGGAGCTGAACCCGCAAAAGCACGAGGCCGTGGAGAACTGTCTGTCGCGCACGACCGAGCAATTCCCGCATTTCGCGACCGCTTGGGCCCTGTTGTCGCTGACCTATCTCGACGAAATGCGCTTTCACTACGCTGTCGGCGCGGACCGTTCGCCGCCGCTCGATCGAGCTCTCGCGGCCGCCCGCCGCGCCGTCGAGCTCGATCCCGGCAATGTGCGGGGCCTGCAGGCCTACATGACGGCGCTCTTCTTCCAGAACGATGTCGGGGCGGCCCTAAAGATCGGCGCCGAGGCGGTAGAGATCAATCCGAACGACACCGAGCTGGCCGGCGAGTACGGAATGCGGCTCGCCCTGTCCGGCCAATGGCAGCGCGGGCGCGAAATCCTGCTGCAGGTGCTGGACCGCAACCCTGGTCCGCTCGGTTATTTCGAAAGCGTGGTCGCATTGTCCTATTACATGCAGGGCGACTATCCCGCCGCCGCGGAATGGATCCGCAAGGCGAACCTGGAGGCCAATCCCATCTACCACGTGATCGCGGCGGCCATCTTCGGGCAGCTCGGCCAGCCCGGTCAGGCAGGTTCGCAACGCGACTGGCTTCTCGCCAAGGCGCCGGCTCTCGTGGCCGAACTGCCTCAGGCGATCCGGATGCGGAACATCCCGCCGGGCGACGCCGCCCATCTGGTCGAAGGGCTCCGCAAGGCCGGGCTCGCCTCTGTCGGCGAGTAGCCATCTCCCGGCGATCCGCGCCGCCGGAGGGGCAGCCTCCGGCAACATCGAACCTACGCGATGCTACGGGTATCGGCGGGAACCCGCGACTAGGGTTCAGCATCGGCAGCGAGCCGATTTGGATCGGGTCCGGCCCACCAGGAGGAGGCGGTGATGGAACAAGATCTCGAAGAGGCCGTGGAGCTGGCCGAGGACCATCCTCGCAAGACCCTGTCCGGCAAGGAATATCAAAAGCAGCTCGAGAAGCTGCAGGGCGAACTCTGCACGCTGCAGCAATGGGTTAAGCACACCGGACAGCGCATCATCATCGTGTTCGAGGGACGCGACGCCGCCGGCAAGGGCGGAACGATCCGCGCCCTCACCGAAAGGCTGAGCCCGCGCATCGTCCGGGTCGTCGCCCTGCCGGCGCCCTCGGACCGGCAGAAGACCCAGCTCTACATCCAGCGCTACATGGAACATTTCCCGGCGGCCGGAGAGGTCATCGTCTTCGACCGGAGCTGGTACAACCGGGCCGGCGTCGAGACCGTGATGGGCTTCTGCACCAAGGAGCAGCAGAAGACCTTCCTGCGCCTCTGCCCGATGTTCGAGCGGCAGGCGATCCAGAACGGGATCACTCTGGTCAAATACTGGCTCGAGGTCGGCAACGAGGAGCAGAAGCGCCGCTTCGAGGGCCGGATCACCGATCGACTGAAGCAATGGAAGCTCTCGCCGATGGATCTGCCGTCCCGGGAGCGCTGGTACGACTATTCGCGGGCGCGCGACCAGATGCTGGACGCGACCGATACCGAGGAGTCGCCCTGGTACATCGTTCGATCCGACGACAAGAAGCGGGCGCGCCTGAACTTGATCTCCCATCTCCTCTCGATCATCCCGTACGAGAAGGTGCCCCTTCCCGAG
Coding sequences within:
- the kdpF gene encoding K(+)-transporting ATPase subunit F encodes the protein MALDYVLGGGVTLLLLAYLLYALLRPERF
- the kdpA gene encoding potassium-transporting ATPase subunit KdpA — translated: MTINGWIQIALFCVIVIALVKPLGGYMTRVFTGERTLFSPLLRPVEAGLYGLAGTSDREEQHWVTYAVAMLLFNLAGFILLYALQRLQASLPFNPIGMSAVPAPLAFNTAASFVSNTNWQNYSGESTMSYLVQMAGLAVQNFVSAATGIALAIALVRGFARHSARSVGNFWVDLTRATLYILLPLSIVLTLFLVWQGVPQTLGSYFEATTLEGAKQTMAAGPMASQIAIKMLGTNGGGFLNANAAHPFENPTALSNLVQMVAIFAIGAALTNVFGRMVGDQRQGWAIFAAMGGLFVVGVIVCYWAEASGNPLVHALGIDGGNMEGKEVRFGIALSSLFAVVTTAASCGAVNAMHDSFTALGGMIPMINMQLGEIIIGGVGAGLYGILLFVVIAIFIAGLMVGRTPEYLGKKIEAKEVKMALLALLILPLAMLGFTAISVVMPSSVASIANPGPHGFSEILYAFTSAAANNGSAFGGLSGNTDWYNVTIGIAMLMGRFLMILPAMAIAGSLAAKKTVPASAGTFPTHGGLFVGLLIGSILIIGGLTFFPALAVGPIVEHLAMLHGQTFGSGG
- the kdpB gene encoding potassium-transporting ATPase subunit KdpB, with the translated sequence MSHAKSASLFDARILVPAIGASFVKLDPRTLAKNPVIFVVAVVTMLSTVLFVRDLVAGREGLGFSFQVNLWLWFTVLFANFAEAVAEGRGKAQAEALRRTRTETQAKLLAGPEADLSVYKMVPGNSLQVGDIVLVESGDIIPSDGEVIEGVASVNEAAITGESAPVIRESGGDRSAVTGGTQVLSDWMRIRITAAAGSTFIDRMISLVEGATRQKTPNEIALNILLAGMTLIFVLATATIPSFAAYAGGSIPVLVLVALFVTLIPTTIGALLSAIGIAGMDRLVRFNVLAMSGRAVEAAGDVDTLLLDKTGTITLGNRQATEFRPVRGVTAAELADAAQLASLADETPEGRSIVVLAKEKYGIRARDMASLHAHFVPFTAQTRMSGVDVDGSVIRKGAVDSILAYVDTIPLAIGSAAVKLAADPDTLREVRTIAEEVGKSGGTPLAVARDGALLGVVHLKDIVKGGIRERFAELRRMGIRTVMITGDNPMTAAAIAAEAGVDDFLAEATPENKLELIREEQAKGKLVAMCGDGTNDAPALAQADVGVAMNTGTVAAREAGNMVDLDSDPTKLIEIVEIGKQLLMTRGALTTFSIANDIAKYFAIIPAMFVALYPQLGVLNIMGLSTPQSAILSAIIFNALIIVALIPLALRGVRYHAVGAAALLRRNLLIYGLGGIVVPFIGIKAIDVIVTALGLA
- the ppk2 gene encoding polyphosphate kinase 2, with the protein product MEQDLEEAVELAEDHPRKTLSGKEYQKQLEKLQGELCTLQQWVKHTGQRIIIVFEGRDAAGKGGTIRALTERLSPRIVRVVALPAPSDRQKTQLYIQRYMEHFPAAGEVIVFDRSWYNRAGVETVMGFCTKEQQKTFLRLCPMFERQAIQNGITLVKYWLEVGNEEQKRRFEGRITDRLKQWKLSPMDLPSRERWYDYSRARDQMLDATDTEESPWYIVRSDDKKRARLNLISHLLSIIPYEKVPLPEVKLPKRSSKHAYDDEHTMADRRWIPEPF
- a CDS encoding K(+)-transporting ATPase subunit C, whose translation is MLKQIRPALVMMIGMTVILGLAYPLAMTQVSQLIFPSQANGSLITRDGKVVGSALIGQSFTSDRYFHGRPSATTGTDPNDPTKSVLQPYNAVNSMGSNLGPTNPALIDRIKTDAAALKAENPNAPVPMDLVTTTGSGLDPDITPEAANFQVPRIAKARNLPETKVAALVNDGTEDRLFGLIGEPRVNVLKLNLALDAATAN